The following proteins are encoded in a genomic region of Drosophila bipectinata strain 14024-0381.07 chromosome XL, DbipHiC1v2, whole genome shotgun sequence:
- the LOC122321066 gene encoding uncharacterized protein, with product MDTFKVINKGRCRGIVNITKEPESKPKPEPKATEDNQKEKSPSKRTSSPKKKAQLTPQQMDIVNQHVIGTFGLEFDHSKEDCVEITATVQEPKLPSTEPVPPGEDKLHELYVCNTDGELVAKIPFLESDYREVLREALERSRTSEQGNQ from the coding sequence atggATACTTTCAAGGTAATTAACAAGGGCCGATGCCGAGGCATCGTCAATATTACAAAGGAACCGGAATCGAAGCCGAAACCGGAACCGAAAGCGACCGAGGACAACCAAAAAGAGAAGTCACCATCTAAAAGAACATCGTCGCCCAAAAAGAAGGCTCAACTTACCCCACAACAAATGGATATCGTCAACCAACATGTTATTGGAACATTTGGGCTTGAATTCGATCACAGTAAAGAAGACTGTGTTGAGATAACTGCTACAGTTCAGGAGCCGAAGCTACCCTCTACAGAACCGGTACCTCCCGGCGAAGATAAGCTACATGAGCTGTATGTCTGCAACACCGACGGTGAGCTGGTGGCAAAAATACCTTTTCTAGAAAGCGACTACCGCGAGGTCCTTCGCGAGGCCCTTGAGCGATCCCGGACCTCCGAACAGGGCAACCAGTAG
- the LOC108121183 gene encoding protein mono-ADP-ribosyltransferase Parp16-like produces MHSNAPYHRLFDTIAYDLPPWVDTTFSHRAPMWAGQAFISGSGNGVGIGGPGSTTSSSSSTRSNISGASSSSGYISETVSESIFSSYFRLNDLEGRHNLWSTWCSGGDNQNEHARQDRDSISPSTPETAIALPFSAWQIRAMERLRELLEHNLIGVDAKWMLFVASVMSYRSRSLFRACAPPTVRPPLVGRKLDGLTLAVSNLPDMLQLRRQLKAKHMPWGPLPDERVALLHWVLIESRTPYLRPLRSHERSHVWAKVGQRPLDAPNLVFQVVGGGPDSQVEGDPANEAVCAAYGITPSTWLFYSGEMDALYPMICAPEDPGQEELQLQQDLNVACDRAPACACWGQSLCGSVLRCVAVCQIRQARLQVCYLLIYTVAMSQRPNLRELMGEWQQEGILQTERSNQVADNTGRNMDSPAKGLFSSIDWGSLLKNVGVALNILCSGRSW; encoded by the exons ATGCACTCGAATGCGCCCTATCACAGGCTCTTCGACACGATCGCCTACGATCTTCCACCCTGGGTGGACACCACCTTCAGCCACCGCGCCCCCATGTGGGCGGGGCAGGCTTTCATATCCGGTTCGGGTAATGGTGTAGGCATTGGTGGTCCTGGATCAACCACTTCATCTTCTTCAAGTACTAGAAGCAACATTAGCGGCGCAAGCTCTTCGAGTGGCTATATCTCTGAGACCGTTTCAGAGTCCATATTCAGCTCCTACTTCCGGCTGAATGATTTGGAGGGGAGACACAACTTGTGGTCCACCTGGTGTTCGGGCGGCGACAATCAGAATGAGCATGCTCGTCAGGATCGAGATTCTATCAGCCCGAGTACCCCGGAAACGGCCATAGCGCTTCCTTTCAGTGCGTGGCAG ATACGAGCCATGGAACGTTTGCGGGAACTCCTGGAGCACAATCTCATTGGCGTGGACGCCAAATGGATGCTGTTCGTCGCCTCGGTGATGAGCTATCGCAGCCGAAGCCTGTTCCGCGCCTGTGCTCCGCCCACAGTTCGTCCGCCCCTGGTCGGGCGAAAGCTGGACGGCCTGACCTTGGCGGTCAGCAATCTGCCGGACATGCTGCAGCTGCGGCGCCAGCTGAAAGCCAAGCACATGCCCTGGGGCCCGCTGCCGGACGAGCGGGTGGCCCTGCTCCACTGGGTGCTGATAGAGAGCAGAACTCCTTACCTGCGCCCGCTGCGGAGTCACGAGCGGTCGCACGTGTGGGCGAAAGTGGGCCAACGGCCGTTGGACGCGCCCAATCTGGTGTTCCAGGTGGTGGGCGGCGGGCCGGACTCCCAGGTCGAAGGCGACCCCGCCAACGAGGCTGTCTGCGCCGCCTACGGCATAACCCCGTCGACGTGGCTCTTCTATTCCGGGGAAATGGATGCCCTGTATCCGATGATCTGTGCTCCGGAGGATCCGGGCCAAGAGGAACTCCAACTGCAGCAGGATCTGAATGTGGCGTGTGATCGGGCGCCCGCCTGCGCCTGCTGGGGCCAATCGCTGTGCGGCTCCGTGTTGCGCTGCGTCGCCGTTTGCCAAATCCGCCAGGCCAGGCTCCAGGTGTGCTATCTGCTCATCTACACTGTCGCCATGTCCCAGAGGCCCAATCTCCGCGAGCTGATGGGCGAGTGGCAGCAGGAGGGCATCCTCCAGACAGAACGATCCAATCAGGTGGCCGACAATACCGGCAGGAACATGGACTCGCCGGCCAAGGGGCTATTTTCGAGCATCGATTGGGGCAGCCTGCTCAAgaatgtgggcgtggcactaAACATCCTCTGCAGCGGCCGCAGCTGGTAG